One stretch of Methyloversatilis sp. RAC08 DNA includes these proteins:
- a CDS encoding pyrroloquinoline quinone-dependent dehydrogenase: MTASRKMFRLSAALLAGSALSFLTAAPAMAQGKAGFEDPNNWPEYHRTSNAWRFSPLNQITRENVKKLKVAWVHQPGNITHGLQSTPIVIDGVMYTISANNNVWAIDAATGKTLWQFAPKLDKIVEQVFYGAASRGVTVGRGKVFVGTLDGRFIALDQKTGKQLWSTQLTDPKTQYGALFSAPPQLAGNILFGGTTGGDQPISGKIYAVNADTGKPAWTFDVIKNDPKSWPGDSGKVGGGSAWMPGTYDAKTDTIYIGTSNAAPDYYNYDRKGDNLYTASLLAIEGKTGKLKWHRQEVPNDSWDYDSAYEALVVQKDGKDVIVHLNKGGFVFVMDKKDGALENVWQFSENVNWVKGIDPKTGALIDPIYPEVDKVKTFCPNLLGARSWNHGAYNPGTGLWYSHAMEVCNEVVAGKDDPDNLKAVSALSLGIESIKLVAPPNSKPHGRLDARDPLTGKLKWSIKYDMPPLSSVLTTAGGLVFTGDLEGKIFGYDAETGKELWSFNSGSGLRGGPVSYSVKGKQYIVFPTGLGSHAPGFLAGAFPQIKDLPGGAAIIAFTLE, from the coding sequence ATGACCGCCTCACGCAAGATGTTCCGCCTGTCGGCTGCCCTTCTGGCAGGCTCGGCGCTGTCCTTCCTGACCGCGGCACCCGCCATGGCGCAGGGCAAGGCTGGCTTTGAAGACCCGAACAACTGGCCCGAATATCACCGCACCAGCAATGCCTGGCGCTTCAGCCCGCTGAACCAGATCACGCGCGAAAACGTGAAGAAGCTGAAGGTGGCCTGGGTGCACCAGCCGGGCAACATCACGCACGGCCTGCAGTCGACGCCCATCGTCATCGATGGCGTGATGTACACGATTTCGGCCAACAACAATGTATGGGCGATCGATGCCGCCACCGGCAAGACGCTGTGGCAGTTCGCTCCGAAGCTCGACAAGATCGTCGAACAGGTGTTCTACGGCGCAGCCAGCCGCGGCGTGACCGTGGGTCGCGGCAAGGTGTTCGTGGGTACGCTGGATGGCCGCTTCATCGCGCTCGACCAGAAGACCGGCAAGCAATTGTGGTCGACACAGCTCACCGATCCGAAGACGCAGTACGGCGCGTTGTTCTCCGCTCCGCCGCAGCTGGCCGGCAATATCCTGTTTGGCGGCACCACCGGCGGCGATCAGCCGATCTCGGGCAAGATCTACGCCGTCAATGCCGACACCGGCAAGCCGGCGTGGACCTTCGACGTGATCAAGAATGATCCGAAGAGCTGGCCGGGCGACAGCGGCAAGGTCGGTGGCGGCAGCGCCTGGATGCCGGGCACCTACGACGCGAAGACCGACACGATCTACATCGGTACGTCGAACGCAGCCCCCGACTACTACAACTACGACCGCAAGGGCGACAACCTCTATACGGCTTCGCTGCTCGCGATCGAAGGCAAGACCGGCAAGCTGAAGTGGCATCGTCAGGAAGTCCCGAACGATTCGTGGGACTACGACTCGGCGTACGAAGCGCTGGTCGTGCAGAAGGACGGCAAGGACGTCATCGTCCACCTGAACAAGGGTGGCTTCGTGTTCGTGATGGACAAGAAGGATGGCGCACTTGAAAACGTGTGGCAGTTCTCCGAGAACGTGAACTGGGTCAAGGGCATCGACCCGAAGACCGGTGCGCTGATCGATCCGATCTACCCGGAAGTCGACAAGGTGAAGACCTTCTGTCCGAACCTGCTCGGTGCGCGCAGCTGGAATCACGGCGCCTACAACCCGGGCACCGGCCTGTGGTACTCGCATGCGATGGAAGTCTGCAACGAGGTGGTGGCCGGCAAGGATGATCCGGACAACCTGAAGGCCGTTTCGGCGCTGTCGCTGGGCATCGAGTCGATCAAGCTGGTGGCGCCGCCCAACAGCAAGCCGCATGGCCGTCTGGACGCACGTGATCCGCTGACCGGCAAGCTCAAATGGTCGATCAAGTACGACATGCCGCCGCTGTCTTCGGTCCTCACCACGGCAGGCGGGCTGGTGTTCACCGGCGATCTGGAAGGCAAGATCTTCGGCTACGACGCTGAAACCGGCAAGGAACTGTGGTCCTTCAATTCGGGCTCGGGCCTGCGTGGCGGGCCGGTCAGCTACTCGGTGAAGGGCAAGCAGTACATCGTGTTCCCGACCGGTCTGGGCTCGCATGCTCCGGGCTTCCTCGCAGGTGCATTCCCGCAGATCAAGGATCTGCCGGGCGGCGCTGCAATCATCGCTTTCACGTTGGAGTAG